The window CGAGCTAGAGTCTCAGCAAGCAATGTTTTACCACTACCTGTAGGACCAATTAGAAGGATGTTACTCTTACCAAGCTCTACACCTTCGCTCGTTGTATCACCATTGCGTAAACGCTTGTAGTGGTTATATACCGCAACTGCAAGCACTTTTTTCGCGTAATCTTGTCCGATCACATAGTCGTCTAGGTGTTCGCGGATCTGTTTAGGCGTTGGTAACGCTTCAGATTCTTTCTTAGGGAGAACGTCCTTAATTTCTTCGCGAATTATATCGTTACATAAGTCGACACACTCGTCGCAAATGTAAACTGACGGACCTGCGATTAGCTTGCGAACTTCGTGTTGACTTTTGCCGCAAAAAGAACAGTACAGCAATTTACCGCTGCCACTTTCTTTGCTTTTATCTGTCATTCGCTAACCTCTTAGCCTTTACTCTTCATGAATCAGTGTATATCAATTTTTGCCAAATTGCGCTGGCAAATTACTCGCCACGGTGGCTTAACACTGCATCCACCAAACCGTATTCTACAGACTGTTCCGCTGACATAAAGTTGTCACGGTCAGTATCGCGCTCAATAACTTCAAGTGGCTGGCCGGTATGCTCAGCTAACAAGCGATTCAGCTTGTTCTTAATTGATAAGATTTCTTGTGCGTGAATTTGAATATCAGACGCCTGCCCCTGGAAACCGCCCAGTGGTTGGTGAATCATCACGCGCGAATTAGGTAGAGCGTAACGCTTACCTGGTGCCCCACCAGCGAGTAAAAACGCGCCCATTGAAGCAGCTTGCCCCATACATACAGTACTTACATTTGGTTTGATAAACTGCATCGTGTCATAAATAGACATACCTGCAGTTACGCTGCCGCCTGGTGAGTTGATGTACAGGAAAATATCTTTATCTGGATTTTCAGATTCTAGGAAAAGTAGTTGAGCCACGACAAGGTTTGCCATGTGGTCTTCCACTTGACCCGTTAAAAAAATCACACGCTCTTTCAGTAATCGAGAATAGATGTCGTAAGAACGTTCACCTCGGGAAGTTTGTTCAACCACCATTGGTACTAGTGCGTCCATAATTGGCGACATTGCATTTTTTTCTTGGTAGCTCATATTCTTATGTCCCTAAAATAAATGGCCCGGATGATGAGTATCATACGGACCATTGTTAGCAGAATAGTTAACGTGAAGTCAACCTTCTACGCAAGATATTGCTTGTTAAGCAGGTTGTTGCTGGTTAAGTAGCTCGTTGAAGCCTACTTCTTTCTCAGAAACTTGTGCTTTAGCGATGATCGCGTCAATTGCTTGCTCTTCTAGAGCAACGTTACGCATGTTGTTCATCATCTCTTCGTTTTGCTCGTAGTAAGCAATAACTTCTGATGGATCTTCGTATGCAGTCGCCATTTCTTCGATTAGCGCTTTAACTTTCTCGTCGTCCGCTTTTAGCTCTTCAGACTTGATTACTTCACCAAGTAGAAGACCTACAACTACGCGACGTTTAGCTTGCTCTTCAAACAGTTCACGTGGAAGCTGTGCAGCTGCTTCTGGGTTACCGCCGAAGCGTTGTGCAGCTTGCTGACGTAGAACTTGAATTTCTTGATCGATAAGTGCAGCAGGTACATCGATGTCGTTTTGCTCAACTAGACCGTCAAGTGCTTGCTCTTTGATACGGTTCTTAACTGCTTGCTTAAGTTCGCGTTCCATGTTCTTACGTACTTCAGCTTTTAGAGCGTCAACACCGCCTTCAGCAACACCGAACTTAGAAACAAATTCGTCGTTAAGTTCTGGCAGTTCACGTGCTTCAACTTTGTTCACTTTAATAGCGAACTTCGCAGCTTTACCTTTTAGGTTTTCAGCGTGGTAATCTTCTGGGAAAGTCACGTCGATGTCGAATTCCATACCAGCAGTCTTACCTGCGATACCGTCTTCGAAACCAGGGATCATGCGACCAGCGCCCATTTCTAGTGGGAAGTTCTCAGCTTTACCGCCTTCGAACTCTTCACCGTCGATAGAACCAACG is drawn from uncultured Vibrio sp. and contains these coding sequences:
- the clpP gene encoding ATP-dependent Clp endopeptidase proteolytic subunit ClpP; translation: MSYQEKNAMSPIMDALVPMVVEQTSRGERSYDIYSRLLKERVIFLTGQVEDHMANLVVAQLLFLESENPDKDIFLYINSPGGSVTAGMSIYDTMQFIKPNVSTVCMGQAASMGAFLLAGGAPGKRYALPNSRVMIHQPLGGFQGQASDIQIHAQEILSIKNKLNRLLAEHTGQPLEVIERDTDRDNFMSAEQSVEYGLVDAVLSHRGE
- the tig gene encoding trigger factor, which produces MQVTVETLEGLERRLNITVPAANIEDAVTAELRNIAKNRRFDGFRKGKVPLKMVAQMYGKAVRQDVLGEVMQRHFIEAIVKEKINPAGAPTFAPVENKEGADLVFTATFEVYPEVELKGLENIAVEKPLTEVKDADVEEMIDTLRKQQATWTEVEEAAEEGKRVSIDFVGSIDGEEFEGGKAENFPLEMGAGRMIPGFEDGIAGKTAGMEFDIDVTFPEDYHAENLKGKAAKFAIKVNKVEARELPELNDEFVSKFGVAEGGVDALKAEVRKNMERELKQAVKNRIKEQALDGLVEQNDIDVPAALIDQEIQVLRQQAAQRFGGNPEAAAQLPRELFEEQAKRRVVVGLLLGEVIKSEELKADDEKVKALIEEMATAYEDPSEVIAYYEQNEEMMNNMRNVALEEQAIDAIIAKAQVSEKEVGFNELLNQQQPA